Proteins co-encoded in one Xiphophorus hellerii strain 12219 chromosome 10, Xiphophorus_hellerii-4.1, whole genome shotgun sequence genomic window:
- the LOC116726786 gene encoding transmembrane protein 100 gives MGCSSGRQPPASVLHPDLDFGNTSEANTSPQDSDNRKQSLNGCGEGADGEDSLGRGQARPPESLHTLERLAQATGGTEKSWYRCVFPFGVISLVIGMAGTGVTFTFNTLPQTKVVSVALLCSGVVMLLVAAVCWRAHRLRRRKKKESGFFTADQGTL, from the coding sequence ATGGGCTGCTCCTCTGGACGCCAGCCCCCGGCTTCGGTCCTTCACCCAGACCTGGACTTTGGCAACACCAGTGAGGCCAACACCTCACCCCAAGACTCCGACAACCGAAAGCAGAGCCTGAATGGCTGCGGAGAGGGAGCCGACGGGGAGGACAGCCTCGGTCGGGGGCAAGCCAGACCCCCGGAGTCCCTCCACACCCTGGAGAGGCTCGCCCAGGCAACGGGCGGCACGGAAAAGTCCTGGTACCGCTGCGTCTTCCCGTTCGGCGTGATATCACTCGTGATAGGCATGGCGGGCACCGGGGTGACATTCACCTTCAACACCCTGCCCCAGACTAAAGTGGTGTCGGTCGCACTGCTGTGCAGCGGCGTGGTGATGCTGCTTGTGGCGGCCGTTTGTTGGAGGGCCCACAGACTGAGAAGACggaaaaagaaggaaagtgGATTCTTCACTGCTGATCAGGGCACTTTGTGA